One genomic window of Pseudomonas sp. LFM046 includes the following:
- a CDS encoding protein-glutamate O-methyltransferase, with translation MQTGGVWALKPLADMTTAEFHDWQSLLEERTGVVVSEQRRSFLQANLTARMRELGVQDYASYYRQVTDGPRGAVEWSNLLDRLTVQETRFFRHGPSFELLAGYLRGRVEAGLERPLEIWSVGCSSGEEPYSLAMVAAEALAGSGHPDYFGVTGTDISLSALGKAREGAYGARRLEQLETGLVERYFQAQANGRYKIVPSLAARVCCARLNVLELAKAPMSGMDVIFCQNLLIYFRRWRRRDILNRLAERLAPGGLLVLGVGEVMGWQHSDLEPVPNEQVLAFTRKG, from the coding sequence ATGCAGACAGGCGGCGTCTGGGCCTTGAAACCCCTGGCCGATATGACGACAGCGGAGTTCCACGACTGGCAATCGCTGCTCGAGGAACGCACTGGCGTGGTGGTCAGCGAGCAACGCCGCTCCTTCCTCCAGGCCAACCTCACCGCGCGCATGCGCGAGCTGGGGGTGCAGGACTACGCCAGCTATTACCGCCAGGTCACCGATGGACCTCGCGGGGCAGTGGAGTGGTCCAACCTGCTGGATCGCCTGACGGTGCAGGAAACCCGTTTCTTCCGCCACGGGCCCTCCTTCGAACTGCTTGCCGGCTACCTGCGCGGGCGTGTCGAGGCGGGCCTTGAACGGCCCCTGGAAATCTGGAGCGTTGGTTGCTCCAGCGGTGAAGAGCCTTATTCCCTGGCCATGGTGGCCGCCGAGGCCCTCGCCGGGAGCGGGCATCCGGACTATTTCGGCGTGACCGGCACCGACATCAGCCTCAGCGCGCTGGGCAAGGCCCGCGAAGGGGCGTACGGCGCGCGGCGCCTGGAGCAATTGGAGACGGGGCTCGTCGAGCGCTATTTCCAGGCCCAGGCCAATGGCCGTTACAAGATTGTGCCGAGCCTGGCAGCACGGGTGTGCTGCGCCAGGCTCAATGTGCTGGAACTGGCCAAGGCGCCAATGTCCGGCATGGACGTAATTTTCTGTCAGAACCTGTTGATCTACTTCCGCCGCTGGCGTCGCCGGGACATCCTCAATCGCCTGGCCGAGCGCCTGGCGCCGGGAGGCCTGTTGGTGCTGGGCGTCGGCGAAGTGATGGGTTGGCAGCACTCGGACCTCGAACCGGTGCCCAATGAACAGGTTCTGGCATTCACCCGGAAGGGATAG
- a CDS encoding methyl-accepting chemotaxis protein, with protein MKILNTGNLFSGVRSTSLIAGLFVVLVISIVLLFANFAYLNTQANYDKEYISHAGELRVLSQRIAKNSSEAAAGKAEAFALLKDARNDFDKRWNVLLKGDEVSDLPAAPAAVKVEMDAVQKDWDSLRKNADAILASEQTVLSLHQVAATLAETIPQLQVEYEEVVDILLESGAPASQVSVAQRQSLLAERILGSVNKVLAGDEDSVQAADMFGRDASLFGRVLSAMLEGNAAMDISKVTNTEALERLQEISELFEFVSGSVDEILETSPELFQVRESANTIFTGSQTMLDKASSLTNGFENLAAGRGMNTLAGYFLGAIALGAIILIGLVMVQSTRSRLAETAAKNERNQAAILRLLDEIADLADGDLTVAATVTEDFTGAIADSINYSIDQLRELVETINLTAVQVAAAAQETQATAMHLAEASEHQAQEIAGASAAINEMAVSIDQVSANASESSAVAERSVAIANKGNEVVHNTITGMDNIREQIQDTSKRIKRLGESSQEIGDIVSLINDIADQTNILALNAAIQASMAGDAGRGFAVVADEVQRLAERSSAATKQIEALVKTIQTDTNEAVISMEQTTSEVVRGARLAQDAGVALEEIEKVSKTLAALIQNISNAARQQASSAGHISNTMNVIQEITSQTSAGTTATAKSIGNLAKMASEMRKSVSGFKLPETQDIA; from the coding sequence ATGAAAATACTGAACACAGGCAATCTGTTTTCCGGGGTGCGCAGCACGTCGCTGATCGCCGGACTCTTCGTGGTCCTGGTCATCTCCATCGTGCTGCTGTTCGCGAACTTCGCGTACCTCAACACCCAGGCGAACTACGACAAGGAGTACATCAGCCACGCCGGTGAGCTGCGTGTGCTCTCCCAGCGTATCGCCAAGAACTCCAGCGAAGCCGCCGCGGGCAAGGCCGAGGCCTTCGCCCTGTTGAAGGACGCGCGCAACGACTTCGACAAGCGCTGGAACGTCCTCCTCAAAGGCGACGAGGTCAGCGACCTGCCGGCCGCACCGGCCGCGGTGAAGGTGGAAATGGACGCCGTGCAGAAGGACTGGGACAGCCTGCGCAAGAACGCCGACGCCATCCTGGCCAGCGAACAGACCGTACTCTCCCTGCACCAGGTAGCCGCCACCCTGGCCGAAACCATCCCGCAGCTGCAGGTCGAGTACGAGGAAGTCGTGGACATCCTCCTCGAAAGCGGCGCACCCGCCAGCCAGGTTTCCGTGGCCCAGCGCCAGTCGCTGCTGGCCGAACGTATCCTCGGCTCGGTGAACAAGGTGCTGGCCGGTGACGAAGACTCGGTCCAGGCCGCCGACATGTTCGGCCGCGACGCCAGCCTCTTCGGCCGCGTACTGAGCGCCATGCTGGAAGGCAACGCGGCGATGGACATCTCCAAGGTGACCAACACCGAGGCGCTGGAGCGCCTGCAGGAGATTTCCGAGCTGTTCGAATTCGTATCCGGCTCCGTGGACGAGATCCTCGAAACCTCCCCCGAACTGTTCCAGGTCCGTGAATCCGCCAACACCATCTTCACCGGCTCCCAGACGATGCTGGACAAGGCCTCCAGCCTGACCAACGGCTTCGAGAACCTGGCCGCTGGCCGTGGCATGAACACCCTGGCCGGCTACTTCCTGGGCGCCATCGCCCTGGGCGCGATCATCCTCATCGGCCTGGTAATGGTGCAGAGCACCCGCAGCCGACTGGCGGAAACCGCGGCGAAGAACGAACGTAACCAGGCCGCGATTCTGCGCCTGCTCGACGAAATCGCCGACCTCGCCGACGGTGACCTGACCGTGGCCGCGACCGTGACCGAGGACTTCACCGGCGCCATCGCGGACTCCATCAACTACTCCATCGACCAGCTCCGCGAACTGGTTGAAACCATCAACCTGACTGCCGTGCAGGTGGCCGCCGCCGCCCAGGAAACCCAAGCCACCGCCATGCACCTGGCCGAGGCTTCCGAGCACCAGGCCCAGGAAATCGCCGGCGCCTCCGCCGCGATCAACGAAATGGCCGTGTCCATTGACCAGGTATCGGCGAACGCCTCCGAGTCCTCGGCGGTAGCGGAACGTTCCGTGGCCATCGCCAACAAGGGCAACGAAGTGGTGCACAACACCATCACCGGCATGGACAACATCCGCGAGCAGATCCAGGACACCTCCAAGCGAATCAAGCGCCTGGGTGAATCGTCCCAGGAGATCGGTGACATCGTGAGCCTGATTAACGACATTGCCGACCAGACCAACATCCTCGCCCTGAACGCCGCGATCCAGGCGTCCATGGCGGGCGACGCGGGCCGCGGCTTCGCCGTGGTAGCGGACGAAGTACAGCGCCTCGCGGAACGCTCCTCCGCTGCGACCAAGCAGATCGAGGCCCTGGTGAAGACCATTCAGACCGACACCAACGAGGCGGTGATCTCCATGGAGCAGACCACCTCCGAAGTGGTCCGTGGTGCCCGCCTGGCCCAGGACGCCGGTGTGGCCCTGGAGGAGATCGAGAAGGTATCCAAGACCCTCGCGGCGCTGATCCAGAACATCTCCAACGCCGCTCGTCAGCAAGCGTCCTCCGCCGGCCACATCTCCAACACCATGAACGTGATCCAGGAGATCACCTCGCAGACCTCCGCCGGTACCACCGCCACCGCGAAGAGCATCGGTAACCTGGCGAAGATGGCCAGTGAGATGCGCAAGTCGGTTTCCGGCTTCAAGCTGCCGGAAACCCAGGACATAGCCTGA
- the pilH gene encoding twitching motility response regulator PilH, translating to MARILIVDDSPTEMYKLTAMLEKHGHQVLKAENGADGVALARQEKPDAVLMDIVMPGLNGFQATRQLTKDAETSHIPVIIVTTKDQETDKVWGKRQGAKDYLTKPIEEDTLIKTLNTVLAG from the coding sequence ATGGCTCGTATTCTGATTGTTGATGACTCGCCGACCGAGATGTACAAGCTGACCGCGATGCTCGAGAAGCACGGTCACCAGGTACTCAAGGCCGAAAATGGCGCCGATGGCGTGGCCCTTGCCCGCCAGGAGAAGCCGGACGCCGTCCTGATGGACATCGTCATGCCCGGCCTCAACGGTTTCCAGGCGACCCGTCAGCTGACCAAGGACGCTGAAACCAGCCATATCCCGGTGATCATCGTCACCACCAAGGATCAGGAAACCGACAAGGTCTGGGGCAAGCGCCAAGGCGCCAAGGACTACCTGACCAAACCGATCGAAGAAGACACCCTGATCAAGACCCTGAACACGGTACTGGCCGGCTGA
- a CDS encoding chemotaxis protein CheW, whose protein sequence is MSDSQTPFQLLFGIDQRCRALAAGLPAQQQVVQSWSGIGFRMGERRFVAPMGEVSEVLHEPRYTSLPGVKGWVKGVSNVRGRLLPIMDLCGFFGSELSPLRKQRRVLVVDHQEIFAGLIVDEVFGMQHFLVDAFSEELPPLEASIQPFIHGVFNREQPWLVFSPHALAQHQAFLEVAV, encoded by the coding sequence ATGTCGGATTCGCAGACACCTTTCCAGCTCCTCTTCGGAATCGACCAGCGCTGTCGCGCGCTGGCCGCGGGGCTGCCTGCGCAACAGCAGGTGGTGCAGAGCTGGAGCGGCATCGGCTTTCGCATGGGTGAGCGCCGGTTCGTGGCGCCCATGGGCGAGGTCAGCGAAGTGCTCCATGAGCCGCGCTACACCTCGCTGCCGGGAGTGAAAGGCTGGGTCAAGGGCGTCTCAAACGTCCGTGGCCGCCTGCTCCCGATCATGGACCTGTGCGGTTTCTTTGGCAGTGAACTGTCACCCCTGCGCAAACAGCGCCGGGTACTGGTAGTGGACCATCAGGAAATCTTCGCCGGGCTGATCGTCGACGAAGTCTTCGGCATGCAGCATTTCCTGGTGGATGCCTTCAGCGAGGAACTGCCTCCGCTGGAGGCCAGCATCCAGCCCTTCATCCACGGTGTCTTCAACCGCGAGCAGCCCTGGCTGGTATTCAGCCCGCATGCGCTGGCGCAGCACCAGGCGTTCCTCGAGGTGGCGGTCTAG
- the pilG gene encoding twitching motility response regulator PilG, translating into MEQHSEGLKVMVIDDSKTIRRTAETLLKKVGCEVITAVDGFDALAKIADSHPNIIFVDIMMPRLDGYQTCALIKNNSAFKSTPVIMLSSKDGLFDKAKGRIVGSDQYLTKPFSKEELLGAIKTHVPDFTPVEQAS; encoded by the coding sequence ATGGAACAGCATTCCGAGGGTTTGAAGGTCATGGTGATCGACGATTCGAAGACGATTCGTCGGACCGCCGAGACTCTGCTCAAGAAAGTGGGGTGCGAGGTCATCACCGCGGTCGATGGTTTCGATGCCTTGGCCAAGATCGCCGATTCCCACCCGAACATCATCTTCGTCGACATCATGATGCCTCGCCTGGACGGTTATCAGACCTGCGCCCTGATCAAGAACAACAGCGCTTTCAAGTCCACCCCGGTGATCATGCTGTCCTCCAAGGACGGCCTGTTCGACAAGGCCAAGGGTCGCATCGTCGGTTCCGACCAGTACCTCACCAAGCCCTTCAGCAAGGAAGAGCTGCTCGGCGCGATCAAGACTCACGTCCCCGATTTCACCCCGGTGGAGCAAGCCTCCTGA
- a CDS encoding energy transducer TonB, protein MNAAVNTPAQLSASVRPADRLGFTLFLAAVLHVALILGVGFTIGDPQQISKTLEITLATFKSEEKPKKADFLAQANQQGSGTLEHKATPKTTEQAPFQDKEIRKTTPPAAPPQAPKKEAPKAAVATKSPQPQKTTVKREQTKPQPESTPAPTFDSSQLSSEIASLEAELDKERQLYAKRPRIHRLNAASTMRDKGAWYKEEWRKKIERIGNLNYPEEARRQRIYGNLRLLVSINRDGTLYEVQVLESSGQAVLDQGAMRIVRLAAPFAPFTGDLADIDRLEIIRTWRFERGDRLSSN, encoded by the coding sequence ATGAACGCAGCCGTAAATACTCCCGCCCAACTGTCCGCCAGCGTCCGCCCGGCGGATCGGCTGGGCTTTACCCTGTTCCTCGCCGCCGTGCTGCATGTGGCGCTGATCCTCGGGGTCGGCTTCACCATTGGCGACCCGCAGCAGATCAGCAAGACCCTGGAAATCACCCTGGCCACCTTCAAGAGCGAGGAGAAGCCGAAGAAGGCCGACTTCCTCGCCCAGGCCAACCAGCAGGGCAGCGGCACCCTGGAACACAAGGCCACGCCCAAGACCACCGAGCAGGCACCGTTCCAGGACAAGGAAATCCGCAAGACCACCCCGCCTGCCGCGCCGCCCCAGGCGCCGAAGAAGGAAGCCCCCAAGGCTGCCGTGGCCACCAAGAGCCCGCAACCGCAGAAGACCACGGTCAAGCGCGAGCAGACCAAGCCCCAGCCCGAGAGCACGCCGGCGCCCACGTTCGACAGCTCGCAACTGTCCTCCGAAATCGCCAGCCTCGAGGCCGAACTGGACAAGGAGCGCCAGCTCTACGCCAAACGCCCGCGCATCCACCGCCTCAACGCCGCCTCGACCATGCGCGACAAGGGCGCCTGGTACAAAGAAGAGTGGCGCAAGAAGATCGAGCGCATCGGCAACCTCAACTACCCCGAAGAAGCCCGCCGCCAACGCATCTACGGCAATTTGCGACTGCTGGTATCGATCAACCGCGACGGCACCCTCTACGAGGTGCAGGTGCTCGAATCCTCCGGCCAGGCCGTGCTGGACCAGGGCGCCATGCGCATCGTCCGCCTCGCCGCGCCCTTCGCCCCCTTCACCGGCGACCTGGCGGACATCGACCGTCTGGAAATCATTCGCACCTGGCGCTTCGAGCGCGGCGACCGCCTGTCGAGCAACTGA
- a CDS encoding YqgE/AlgH family protein: MKSAPSYLKHHFLIAMPHMADPNFAQTVTYLVEHNEQGAMGLVINRPNGLSLSDVLEQLRPEITPPARCQGLPIYSGGPVQTDRGFVLHPTGHSFQATLELGELALSTSQDVLFAIADGGGPQKSLVALGYAGWDAGQLEAELSDNAWLTCPADLAILFDTPSEQRLAAAAARLGVNLSLLTAQAGHA, from the coding sequence ATGAAAAGCGCACCGAGCTACCTCAAGCACCACTTCCTGATCGCCATGCCACACATGGCGGATCCCAATTTCGCCCAGACCGTCACCTACCTGGTGGAGCACAACGAGCAGGGCGCCATGGGCCTGGTGATCAACCGTCCCAATGGCCTCAGCCTGAGCGACGTGCTGGAGCAGCTGCGCCCGGAAATCACCCCGCCCGCGCGCTGCCAGGGCCTGCCCATTTACTCCGGCGGCCCGGTGCAGACGGATCGCGGCTTTGTCCTGCACCCCACCGGCCATTCCTTCCAGGCCACCCTGGAACTGGGCGAACTGGCCCTGTCCACCTCCCAGGACGTGCTCTTCGCCATTGCCGACGGCGGCGGTCCGCAGAAGAGCCTGGTAGCCCTCGGCTATGCCGGCTGGGATGCCGGACAACTGGAAGCCGAGCTGAGCGACAACGCCTGGCTGACCTGCCCGGCGGACCTGGCCATTCTCTTCGACACCCCCTCCGAGCAGCGCCTCGCCGCAGCCGCCGCGCGCCTGGGCGTGAACCTCAGCCTGCTCACCGCCCAGGCCGGGCACGCCTGA
- the gshB gene encoding glutathione synthase produces MSVRVGIVMDPIAQISFKKDSSLAMLLAAQERGWSLFYMEQQDLYQKNGEARARMRPLKVFLDPDHWFELEAEADTPLAELDVILMRKDPPFDNEFVYSTYLLEQAERAGVLVVNRPQSLRDCNEKFFATLFPQCTPPTVVSRRADILREFAEEQRDIILKPLDGMGGSSIFRHRVGDPNLSVILETLTDHGRQQIMAQRYLPAIKDGDKRILMINGEPVPYCLARIPAQGETRGNLAAGGRGEARPLTERDREIAAIVGPTLREKGLLFVGLDVIGEHLTEINVTSPTCIREIDKAYDTRIGERLMDAIAAKLKATA; encoded by the coding sequence ATGAGCGTTCGCGTCGGGATCGTCATGGACCCCATTGCGCAAATCTCCTTCAAGAAGGACAGCTCGCTGGCCATGCTGCTGGCTGCCCAGGAGCGTGGCTGGTCGCTGTTCTATATGGAACAGCAGGACCTATACCAGAAAAACGGTGAAGCTCGCGCGCGCATGCGCCCCCTGAAGGTATTCCTCGACCCGGATCACTGGTTCGAACTGGAAGCCGAGGCCGATACCCCGCTGGCCGAACTGGACGTGATCCTCATGCGCAAGGACCCGCCGTTCGACAACGAGTTCGTCTACTCCACGTACCTGCTGGAACAGGCCGAACGCGCCGGCGTGCTGGTGGTGAACCGCCCGCAGAGCCTTCGCGACTGCAACGAGAAGTTCTTCGCCACACTGTTTCCCCAGTGCACGCCGCCGACCGTGGTCAGTCGACGAGCGGACATTCTGCGTGAGTTTGCCGAAGAACAGCGTGACATCATTCTCAAACCCCTTGATGGCATGGGCGGCTCGTCGATCTTCCGCCATCGCGTCGGCGACCCGAACCTCTCGGTGATCCTCGAAACCCTGACCGACCACGGTCGCCAGCAGATCATGGCGCAGCGCTACCTGCCGGCCATCAAGGACGGCGACAAGCGCATCCTGATGATCAACGGCGAACCGGTGCCCTACTGCCTGGCGCGTATCCCCGCCCAGGGCGAAACCCGTGGCAACCTGGCCGCCGGCGGTCGCGGCGAAGCCCGCCCGCTGACCGAGCGCGACCGCGAGATCGCCGCCATCGTCGGCCCGACCCTGCGAGAAAAAGGCCTGCTGTTCGTCGGATTGGACGTGATCGGCGAGCACCTCACCGAGATCAACGTCACCAGCCCCACCTGCATCCGCGAGATCGACAAGGCCTACGACACCCGCATCGGTGAGCGGCTGATGGACGCCATCGCCGCCAAGCTGAAAGCCACCGCGTGA
- the ruvX gene encoding Holliday junction resolvase RuvX, translated as MADPKPLRLLLGFDYGTRQIGVAVGQAVTGQARELKVLKAQNGVPDWQQVEALIREWQPDAIVVGLPLNMDGTPSEMSARAEKFARRLNGRFNLPVFTHDERLTTFEAKGQRLAQGQRDGYRERPVDALAAALLLEGWLAENCATS; from the coding sequence ATGGCAGACCCCAAGCCCCTGCGCCTGCTGCTCGGCTTCGATTACGGCACCAGACAGATCGGCGTCGCCGTGGGCCAGGCAGTGACCGGCCAGGCCCGCGAACTCAAAGTACTGAAGGCCCAGAACGGCGTGCCGGACTGGCAGCAGGTCGAAGCCCTGATCCGCGAATGGCAGCCCGACGCCATTGTCGTGGGCCTGCCGCTGAACATGGACGGCACCCCCAGCGAGATGAGCGCCCGCGCGGAAAAATTCGCCCGACGCCTGAATGGCCGCTTCAATCTGCCGGTGTTCACCCACGACGAACGCCTGACCACCTTCGAGGCCAAGGGCCAACGCCTGGCCCAGGGCCAGCGCGATGGCTACCGCGAGCGCCCCGTCGATGCACTGGCCGCCGCCCTGCTGCTGGAAGGCTGGCTGGCTGAGAATTGCGCAACTTCCTGA